The Thamnophis elegans isolate rThaEle1 chromosome Z, rThaEle1.pri, whole genome shotgun sequence DNA window TCAGGATGGATCTGTTGTTTGGGCGCCGGAAGACCCCAGAGGAGATGCTACGGCAAAATCAACGGGCTCTGAATCGTGCCATGCGAGAATTAGACCGTGAGCGGCAGAAACTGGAGACCCAGGAGAAAAAGATCATTGCTGACATCAAGAAAATGGCCAAGCAAGGGCAGATGGTAAGTTTGGAAAGAAAGGACAAATATGGTTTTCGAATACCACCAGAAGAAAATCTATGTATCTGCTTTCTAACCTGGTTCTCCTCATCTTAGGATGCTGTGAAAATCATGGCTAAAGATCTGGTGCGAACAAGGCGCTATGTCAAGAAATTCGTCCTGATGAGGGCTAATATCCAGGCTGTGTCCCTTAAGATACAGACACTCAAATCAAACAACTCCATGGCTCAGGCAATGAAAGGTGTCACCAAAGCCATGGCTACCATGAACAGACAGGTGGGTGAGCTGTAGAAGTATTTTTGAACTGCTCCTTTTGAGTCCATATCTTACTCACTGACCAAGCATCTGGTTGCATTCAGAAGGTCACACTTTCAAATTGATTTGCCTAAACTTCTGAACAGCCAATGCCAGTTAGATTAAGCATCTGGAACTAGGAAGCCAAATAATTTGACTTCACAAAAAACAGCTTTCTAAAAACTATTTCTTTTAATAGTATGTGTGGGATGTTGAATATATATTACATGTGGTGCTTGTTTAGCGACTGCTTCGTTTTAGTGATCATTTGCAGTTAAGACCAATGAAGAAGTAATTTTGCAGTCCTCtcatttatgacttttgcaggtatataaagcaaaggaaaatgaatataccgggtacgggctctgggaagtcggaaggggggaagggaggtggggtcataggggggagggggggaggggggaaatatagtttgtgccagtttttaaaacaacatgaatgcacttgtatactgttgcctttttttaaaattttagtataaaataagaagctgaatatatcgatgaATAGTAGatatacaccgaagtgaggagcagagggaaagaagagggaggggcagagagggagcgagagaggaatggaaggagggtgagatggaagggagtgggagaaaggagcgttagagggggaggggaagtaggagaggggaatgttggaggggagaaaggaaagttggaggggggagaaagaaagggtgtatggagggttgaagtgctatattggttttgtattttggggaatacaaggagggttgtgtttattgctcaatgttatatggcctcaatcatgcacagtatatatgtgaatgtatgaaatgaaaatgaaaaatgaaataaaacatttgaacatcaaaaaaaaaagaaaatgaatatgaGATCATAAATATAGTGGTAGTTTTATTATTGATCACTTAACCACTGAGTTGTTGGCAACCAgttatggttgctaaatgaggactacttgcaaAATCTGTTTGTTTATCAGAAAGGGAATGAAATTGGAACTGCTAAATGTGAGGAACTAGACAATGGTGATATCTTATCAGTGGCTAGGCAAAAAATGtggcacagaagcattttttaaattacctaATGCAGAGAATGTGCCACTTAAGGTATCATAACAGTTTGCAGATACTTTTTTTCAGTTCAGCAGCTGAAGTGTTTTTCCAACAGGATTCTCTAGATTGGGTGCAATCTGTCACTATCACTTGGTCaattaatactttaaaaaaaagaacattctaTTTTTAGTAACAGTAATCTGCTACTCTAAGTGATGTTACTCTACTTACTGTTGCTCATCATCCCCTGATCATCTCCAGAATATTTTTCTATAATGTGGTCTACCTGCAGGtgaccttgaagagcatctggaagcTTTATTTGGTGCAGATAGCAGCTCTGTGTGGACTGTTATGTgggtgtcttaaaatggcttatgGAACAGAATATAATCATCTGGGTGCAATTTAGGGTGCCATTTTTGACCTTTAAATGCCTACATTGGCACATGATCAGGTTATTTTAGGAAATGTCTTTTCTATCCATCCCATCAAGTCCAGCAGAAGAGGTATGCTCTGCATCTCACCAGCTAAAGAGTTCTATCTGATGGGATTCAGGAGAAATACATTTTCTGCTTCAGATTTTTCCCTCTGTAACATCATTTCCCATGTGGTGAGATTAGCCCCATCACTGTTAATTCCACAAAGggcttttatgtttttatgttttatttttgttacttatgtctggttttttaaaattgcaatattgttttaacttttttGTTTGTAAGCATCCTACAATCACTTTTTGTGACATTGGCAATGATAtaaatatactaaataaataaaatattcccttccattccttttTGAAAGGTAAAAAGCAAG harbors:
- the CHMP2A gene encoding charged multivesicular body protein 2a, translating into MDLLFGRRKTPEEMLRQNQRALNRAMRELDRERQKLETQEKKIIADIKKMAKQGQMDAVKIMAKDLVRTRRYVKKFVLMRANIQAVSLKIQTLKSNNSMAQAMKGVTKAMATMNRQLKLPQIQKIMMEFEKQSEIMEMKEEMMNDAIDDAMGDEEDEEESDAVVSQVLDELGLTLTDELSNLPSTGGSLSVAGGKKAEASAALADADADLEERLKNLRRD